A genomic window from Ischnura elegans chromosome 10, ioIscEleg1.1, whole genome shotgun sequence includes:
- the LOC124167143 gene encoding phosphomevalonate kinase — protein sequence MPPSGILIFSGKRKSGKDYITDILHDRIGSQTCALLKLSGPIKHMWAESKNLDFEKLMDASEYKEQHRIEMIKFGEDMRNQDPGCFCRESIKMYNAEEKPIWIISDARRKTDLKWFSEKYGDKVKTVRVIADEDVRRGRGWVFTHSVDDATTECDLDDISSWDWIIANNGRGTEMEDKIQEILVWVNKLLDS from the exons ATGCCTCCATCGGGTATCCTAATATTTAGCGGGAAAAGAAAGAGCGGAAAAGATTACATCACTGACATCCTTCACGACAG GATTGGGTCGCAAACTTGTGCTTTGTTAAAATTGTCTGGACCAATCAAACATATGTGGGCGGAATCGAAAAACCTTGATTTTGAGAAGTTGATGGATGCCAGTGAATACAAGGAGCAGCACagaattgaaatgataaaatttggggagGATATGCGAAATCAAGACCCTGGCTGTTTCTGTAGAGAGTCGATTAAAATGTATAACG cTGAGGAAAAGCCTATTTGGATCATAAGTGATGCTCGAAGGAAAACTGATCTGAAGTGGTTTTCTGAGAAATATGGAGACAAAGTGAAGACTGTGAGAGTGATAGCAGATGAAGATGTCCGGAGAGGAAGAGGATGGGTTTTCACTCATA GTGTTGATGATGCTACAACAGAATGTGACCTAGATGACATCAGTTCCTGGGACTGGATTATTGCGAATAATGGCAGAGGAACTGAGATGGAAGATAAGATACAGGAAATACTGGTCTGGGTTAATAAATTATTGGATAGCTGA